A window from Apostichopus japonicus isolate 1M-3 chromosome 2, ASM3797524v1, whole genome shotgun sequence encodes these proteins:
- the LOC139975227 gene encoding uncharacterized protein, which translates to MWTIYKVRTNVMLQLVVLLGLVGFIQAKVVTGGDADAITDDEVKTCIVPVTYNVKVNNGGNSRLLRSNDSEFAYFTIVNFFPTGADQDSPYYMCSMTSNNADIPRTDYNRYATTKNVPAGRKGALAHRPLPPAMIDNETNTLNVRVKLNPSDAAGIYFCSAFSEGGRKSTATTVFLKSNAKVRPVDGMVTRTVSLGDTGVSIDVLLTTGNVGNIKWRQNDVFTDSTRDGQLSYLFHHPIKSKDAGVYECYLSGERNTGLTMIKRLIVRGCPVNRWNPPACLGICDNCYNGGICGDISGRCVCAPGFSGPNCLLGCGGNRFGRDCEMQCNDTSQSQDACRGTLFCLPDPYGCSCGPGFKSLNCTQECDTGYFGAGCLQPCRCLSGTCDRFTGRCLPSDSVNSTACHDGWIGVTCQIPEVCDRGYYGDLCTKQCYCTHDMACERLTGKCPEDKSQYLTITINATVPCNVKDTSSDPVNIEKPAIGHVGSTSPDDTTSPHTMMFVLGVLLVMVVFLILQVGMFLVLRHHDKLLKRHRQMDETLEFTNKMQDEI; encoded by the exons ATGTGGACTATATATAAAGTACGTACGAACGTTATGTTGCAATTGGTGGTATTGTTGGGTCTCGTTGGTTTCATCCAGGCGAAGGTAGTGACAGGAGGCGATGCCGATGCTATTACGGATGACGAAGTGAAGACATGTATCGTACCCGTCACTTACAACGTTAAAGTGAACAACGGCGGCAACAGTAGGCTGCTTAGAAGTAATG ATTCCgaatttgcatattttactaTTGTGAACTTTTTCCCTACTGGAGCTGACCAAGATTCACCATATTACATGTGTTCCATGACGTCAAATAATGCTGACATCCCTCGAACTGATTATAACCGTTACGCCACAACTAAAAACGTTCCAGCTGGGCGAAAGGGTGCGTTAGCCCACCGGCCCTTACCACCAGCAATGATAGACAATGAAACGAATACATTAAATGTTCGAGTGAAATTAAACCCCTCAGACGCAGCTGGGATCTATTTTTGTTCCGCTTTCTCCGAAGGAGGAAGAAAGAGCACTGCAACTACTGTTTTCTTGAAATCCAACG CAAAAGTCCGACCAGTCGACGGCATGGTTACTAGGACTGTTAGTCTTGGAGATACAGGCGTTTCTATAGACGTATTACTCACAACAGGAAATGTCGGTAACATTAAATGGAGGCAAAATGACGTGTTTACCGATAGCACCAGAGATGGACAACTCAGCTATCTTTTCCATCATCCAATCAAATCAAAAGATGCAGGGGTATACGAGTGTTATTTGAGTGGAGAAAGGAACACTGGTTTAACAATGATCAAACGGCTGATTGTTAGAG GTTGTCCTGTGAACAGATGGAATCCTCCAGCCTGTTTGGGAATTTGCGACAACTGTTACAATGGAGGGATTTGTGGTGACATATCTGGTAGATGCGTCTGCGCACCTGGCTTTTCTGGCCCGAATTGCCTGTTAG ggtGTGGCGGTAATAGATTTGGTCGGGACTGCGAAATGCAATGCAATGATACCTCACAATCGCAGGATGCGTGCAGGGGTACTCTGTTCTGCCTACCGGATCCATACGGGTGTTCGTGCGGACCAGGGTTTAAAAGTCTCAACTGTACACAGG AATGTGACACTGGCTATTTTGGGGCTGGCTGTTTACAGCCTTGTCGCTGCCTGTCGGGTACCTGTGATAGATTCACTGGCAGATGCCTCCCGTCAGACTCGGTTAACTCAACAGCTTGCCATGACGGTTGGATAGGGGTAACCTGCCAAA TACCTGAAGTCTGTGACAGGGGTTACTATGGAGATTTATGTACTAAACAGTGTTACTGTACTCATGACATGGCGTGTGAAAGATTAACTGGAAAGTGTCCTGAAGACAAAAGTCAATACTTGACGATTACGATTAACGCGACGGTCCCATGCAATGTAAAAG ATACCAGCTCTGACCCAGTCAACATAGAGAAACCAGCGATTGGTCACGTGGGGTCCACTTCTCCTGATGACACCACCAGTCCTCATACGATGATGTTCGTGTTGGGAGTTCTTTTAGTTATGGTCGTCTTCTTGATCCTCCAGGTGGGCATGTTTCTGGTGCTACGTCATCACGACAAACTCTTAAAGCGACACAGACAAATGGACGAGACGCTGGAATTTACAAACAAG ATGCAAGATGAAATTTGA